From the genome of Methanoregula boonei 6A8:
TTTTTACGTCCGAAGTAAGGATCGGTGTGAAATCTAGTCTATTTTTGCCTTTGAAAATTCGGATGTTTTCGAGTGTAAGTGAGTGTAATAACATGACAAAACCTCACACATATCGGAGACTTCGGCGTTTTGTATCAACTGCTTTTGGATTTATAAGAGCCTTCTTTACTTCGTCCTCTGAAATCCAATCTTCAGACAGCACCTCACCGATTCGATTATAAATCGATGAACGGCGGGTCATTCCCTGCATCTGCCTCTCTACATCCAGTAGTTTTGTTACGAGACGGAGGGGTAATTTTTGATCATCACAGATTTTCTTTAAGAGATCCTGTTCAGATTGGGAAAATGAGCCGAGATCATCCTTCGTCCAGTCGAGACGTTCTCCTGTGACCTCCTCGTAGATTTTTACGACCGAATCATTCCAATCGCTCTTCTGTGTCATCCAGATACGACGTATTTCTTGGAGCTCCTCCAATAGGATCAGCGAAAAGTTTGGATTGGGACCATTTTTACGCACACTCTTCTGTGCTTCAAGCAATTTTCTTAGTAATATCTTTGAGTATTCAAGGGTATAGGGACCAGGAATAACTTTTTTGGAATCACCGGCCTGCATGAATTTTACTTTTCCATTCATCCGACGGTAATCCCGGTATTCGAGTTTCTTCTCCGGGATCTGGGTTTCAGCTAACTCATTTCGGAAATCAAGAAGGGGTTCCATCCAGTCTTCCCCACTTTCAATAAGTGCTTCCATGCTCCGGTCTTTCTGCACGACTGTACAGACCCAGCATCCAAACCGACTGTTCCCACAGGAAGCTGTTTCAGTGTCAACAACAAGAGGGCATTCCCCATCCTGAGCACTTTTGTAGAGCGCGAGAAGATCCCGGTTGTTGTTCCCCCAGGGCGATGGTTTTTGCAGCAGGTAAGTCCAGACATCGTCAACTGAAAATTCTTCGATCGGTGTGTACACATACGACTGAGGAAATCGGGAATGATGAGAGAGTTTTGATCCTTCGATTTTATAC
Proteins encoded in this window:
- the dndC gene encoding DNA phosphorothioation system sulfurtransferase DndC → MTSKKTPNGTTDSVFDKKGLQNIYREIREVYLSDSRPWVIGYSGGKDSTTALQLVWYAIAELPEEKRTKPVFVISSDTLVETPVIVDYLTTTLERINKTAAEKKMPFKAFKLTPRIIDSFWVNLIGKGYPAPSTQFRWCTERLKIRTADRFILESVTKYGEVVMILGVRKGESATRDQVMNLYKIEGSKLSHHSRFPQSYVYTPIEEFSVDDVWTYLLQKPSPWGNNNRDLLALYKSAQDGECPLVVDTETASCGNSRFGCWVCTVVQKDRSMEALIESGEDWMEPLLDFRNELAETQIPEKKLEYRDYRRMNGKVKFMQAGDSKKVIPGPYTLEYSKILLRKLLEAQKSVRKNGPNPNFSLILLEELQEIRRIWMTQKSDWNDSVVKIYEEVTGERLDWTKDDLGSFSQSEQDLLKKICDDQKLPLRLVTKLLDVERQMQGMTRRSSIYNRIGEVLSEDWISEDEVKKALINPKAVDTKRRSLRYV